GATCGCCAACTTCGCGTTCTCGTGATGGACGCTATCGAACGCGCAGAGATCGCCATCCGAACCCGAGCCGTCCATCTCTTCTGCGAAGCCCATGGACCTTTCGGATATCTGGATCTTTCCAACTTTCACCGCCAGTGGAAAACGAGTGATCACACCTCCTGGCTCTTGGGGATGCAGAAACGAGTCGAACATGCAAGAGAGGAATTCGTACGTCACTATCGCACACGATATACGGAAGAGCGGCACCTCCCTTTCTGGATGCTCTCGAGCCTTATGACGTTTGGAGATCTTTTCACGTTTTGCAGGAATCTTCAGAAGCCCATGCTTCGAAAACTGGCAGAAGAATTCGGGCTGGTGGACGATATCCTGAAGTCTTGGCTACAGGTGTTGAACTTTGTCCGAAATGTCTGTGCCCATCATGGAAGGCTTTGGAACCGGGAAATGCCTATCAAACCGAAGATTCCAAGGGGCCGGAAACACCCTGAGTGGCATAACCCTGTAAAGGTGCCTGACAATCGGATCTTCGGCGTATTGACTGTGCTCCGGTACTTGATGAACCAAGTAGCCCCACAGTCCCGGTGGTCATGCCGGCTGGTGCGCTTGTTGAAAAATTACCCTGAGTTGTCGCGAGAGGCCATGGGCTTTCCAGAAAACTGGGCTCAGTGTCCCATCTGGCACAACTGTCGAGCCACCCACCTGCTGCGGGAGGTGAACCTCACCAACTGACAAGAGGGTGGGACGGGCTTGCCCCCCTTCGGGAAGGGGGCCATGGATGGGCCACGGGGTGGGCGGCACGGGTTGAACGAGACGGCCACTGTGGTGCTGCTGTGCACCCGGTGGCCGTT
This is a stretch of genomic DNA from Deferrisoma camini S3R1. It encodes these proteins:
- a CDS encoding Abi family protein, encoding MRYEKPFLTYEAQAQRLLERGMQADPEQLVQTLQQVNYYRLSAYWYSFREADPDDPTGKIRLNRFREGTRFQDVWSRYTFDRQLRVLVMDAIERAEIAIRTRAVHLFCEAHGPFGYLDLSNFHRQWKTSDHTSWLLGMQKRVEHAREEFVRHYRTRYTEERHLPFWMLSSLMTFGDLFTFCRNLQKPMLRKLAEEFGLVDDILKSWLQVLNFVRNVCAHHGRLWNREMPIKPKIPRGRKHPEWHNPVKVPDNRIFGVLTVLRYLMNQVAPQSRWSCRLVRLLKNYPELSREAMGFPENWAQCPIWHNCRATHLLREVNLTN